In the genome of Populus nigra chromosome 19, ddPopNigr1.1, whole genome shotgun sequence, the window AGGGATGTCTGTGAGTACGGCAGttgtagtttttaaaaatattttttttacttaaaataatatttttctattttttaaaaaattatttttaatattaggactgataacactttaaaaatattaatttaaaatataaaaataaaaataatacgaACACGATGGAGAGTTGAATCGGTAATAGGGAAGGGTGCAAGTTGCAATCGATGGGTGCTTCCCCAACAGGGTCATTTAATGTAATTATAACGAATATTGCGGGTTATTGATAGACGGGGAAGGCAGGCAAGGGTAGAACGGGCAAcgacaaaaaagaaataataatattgatgattacTAGATAAAGAAATCGGCAAATTCTACATCGCTGTCAGCTCAAAACGCCGCTTTCACAAACAAATGAAGACGCGTTAGTTAAaagtaaataatgaaaaaataagttaaaaataaaaagaaaatatcaatatattaatattgattgaaattaactaaaaaatgtAGGATGGtaacttgaattaattaaattttttttcaaataataactagaggtgtttttttatcaaaaatttcttagaaaataattatcttGAAAAATTAGTATCTTCTTATATGTCAAGAACGAACGATATTTTCTAAGGACCGGGACGGCGTGCTGCAGTCAAATCGTCTTTGTTCTTAGGTCGCTGTGTTCCGGCTAGATTGTCGGCAACACAGTGAATtactattctttttttatatatttcattaaaaaatactttcaaacacTTATCTAATACTTATAAACTCAAATATAACCTCAGAAACTATGTTTAAacagcaaataaaaacataaatcaatttGAAAGCTTTTAGATTCATAATTTCAAATCCTCATAAATCTGAAGATGAAATGGTTTAATTTTGGTATTAATAGATTTTTGGAAGCGAGAGCAtttaatctcattttttattctctttttccCTCTTCCctttatttacttgtaatttttaaattccacgtcattttttaatattgggaaGTCTGAACAAGAGAATTAGATTAGCCATTATCGAGTTTTTCACTTTAAatagtttaggtttttttttttttaatctaatgatGTATTTTagttacatgaaaaaaagggtaTTTAGAATGGCATTGACATTCTAATGCAACAACACTGTAGTAGACACCCACCCAAGAAATCAGAAATCCGAGTACAAAATAAACTAGCATTAGTGTTGTTTAAAAATATcgaattgattgttttttaaaatatttttttgtttggaaatataataaaataatattttttattttttaaaaattaattttttatattaatataacaaaacgatttgaaaatataaaaaaattaaattttttttcaaaaataattttaaaactcaaaaataaatatgctagCAATTCGATCGAATATGCTAGAAGAggcaaattaattaatggacCCCCAGAGATCCCAACTATGGATTTGACATGaaataatttgaatcaactgcAGGGAATAATCTGCAATTGCAATGAAACCAATTTCAGTCATCACATAAGACTTTTTTAGAGCCTTGAAGCTTAAAGAGTAGTGACCATAATTATTTCATCTGTCCAGGCAGAGTgtcaggaaaaataaaattcatgttcaACTAATTACACAAAAGACTAGAGAATGCATGATATCACAAGCCTTGGAGAGGGGTCATTTGCCCCCGAGTGAAACCTGAAAACGAACACCGATCATTTGTCTGTTGTCAGCGGCAGTGGCATTACTATTCCTCGTTTAATAGGATCGTGCATGTAATTAGCGTCTAAAGAATCAAGTATTACTCTGCTAAGCTGGAAATTAACAGCAAACCATTTTGGTTATTGATCTGTGACAGTCCAAGTGAATGGAGCGCGGGGACGACAGTAGCAACAACGAGAAATTGCTATGGCGAGACAACACCAATGAATGGAATGACATACCCTGGAGCATACCCTGATCAAATGAGGGTAGTGGATACCGTGATCAGAGGCATGCATAATCCTGCATATTTGTTGGACATCACAATGCTCTCAGAGTTGAGAAAAGATGGGCACCCATCAATTTATAGTGGCGATCTGAGCCCTCAGCAGAGGGCGGATCCATCGGGATCCGCGGATTGTAGCCATTGGTGCCTTCCTGGACTGCCTGATACTTGGAACCAATTGTTCTACGCTGCCTTGTTCTTTTAAGTCtagtttattgttatttgttaacTACCAATTCTAATGATATATACGTGTTCGGAGAGATGCATAATTTGCAATCCTCTTGTCTTCTATTGTTTTGTATGATCTTTAGACTAAGATATACATATGTTGCAATTAGCCCACCTTGTAAATTAGTGATAATGTATACCACGAAGAGAGATGATTCCTTGTTGGGCGACTGGGATAAAACTTGCTACTTTATTTTGCTAATTAACTTGATCCCTTCATGGACTCGGATTAGTTATTCCTGAAGTGAAAAACTGCAAGAATGATAGTGGTCATTTAAGCCCAGCTCATGTGGGATCTGGAGCCCTTGTTCTATAGCATGTTTGGTAAATGTTACCATGGGATTGAATGGGACTTGTAGTTATTTCTGTTAGGCATTTTGTCTTGCCGGGTCAAATATACCAGCTGCCTGGTTTAAGTGATGGCCAGGAGTAATTTCTAGATAAATGCTCTGTAtcctttgttttcctttatCATGATTTTGTCCAGCTCGTTATGATCCGATTGCTGACCGCCATAGACTGGCAGCAGGAGAGAAAATTTGGAACCCTGTTGCCTACTCTCCACAGAAGCAAAATATGTATAATTTGCATATGCCTTTGTTGTCCATTGACAGTAGCGTGGTCCCTTTAGTTTCAGAGAAGATGTCACCGATGCTTTCAAGGCCCAAAACTCTAAATATTATTCAACattgccaaaaagaaaaatgtccTTTGTGGTTTGTTCATGTCCTTTACTTAAAAGCTTCACTGCCTGCATCGGATCTCATCTGCGATTTTCCCAGTGATGAAAAGTAATAGGAAAAGGGCTTCTGCTAAATATTGTATGTACCATGGCAGCGACAAATGTAGACatccattttctctcttttccgaTGATTAAAATTGgatattggattttttataCTATAACTAAGAAGtttgagaagaagaaaaaaaatactcatctaTGAAGCGAAGAAATCATAGGAAAGGTTGCATTTCAGCTTTAAACAGTAGGAAAGGTTGCATTGCAGCTTTAAACAGCTACAGGGCATTGATAACATACATGAATTACCTTGTACAAAAACCACAAAGTAATGACAACACACGACTTCAAAGGACCACAGATCATTATTTGTAACATCTACATATGACCTATAAGATTTTTACATATACAAGGCAACACAAGTTTAACTAATACCAAGGCTATAGATATCAAATTCACCAATACTTAGTCCTCCAGCAGGCGCTAACTGTGGATCGCAACTCCCGAAGCACTAACTTCCAACATTCGAGGAAGAGtgtcaataatttttggtggcaCCACTCCTGCATTGGCAAGAGCTGCCTGCTGATCATAAGCAGAGAGATGTACGCCCAATGCAGCCCGGCCAGAAGGATCCAGATTATTGGACCAGGCAGCATCCCATTCAACAGCTTTAGCTGTGCTGCATGCTACACTGGCTCCTCCAGGAACAGACAGCCTGGCTGAGTTCTGCAAATAAagagcaataataataatcaaattattgTTGACACCATTAGCATAACTCATCCTTTACTAGAACTGACTGTGGTAGGTTTGATAGGATTACCTGTGGGAAGAACCTCTCAAAAATCATTCTGTAGTAATAGGCTTCTTTGGTGGTAGGGGTATTATGTGGAAAGATGTGCTCAGCATTTTGCATCATCTTGTCAGTCACCTGAAAATATTAATTCTGCAGTATGAGCTTCCAAATAGAAATATGCTATAAATGAAACAAAAggatacaaaacaaaaactcataTAGGTACATGTTGGGCAGCATGAGCTTTGAGACCATCGATCCAGCTATAGCCAACACCATCGCTAAATTGCTCTTTCTGCCTATAAAGAATATGCTGCAGAAAATCAAATGGGACATGTTAATCTAAAGCAATTAATGTGCTTGTGGAGGTAGAAGGAAGACAATTAGTATATATGGACCTTAGGGAGATAAGGATGCTCCTCGTCGTCAAAGGCTTTCCTAAGGACCCATTTCTCAATATGGCCTTGTCCAGGTTTGATCTGGAATTGATGAATAGAGACCACTTAACAAGCTTTAAAATCGTGAATATCAATacttaaaaattcaaagataGAAAGAAACAACGTATAAAAATTCAACGAAAGGTTTTTTTACCATCTTCCATTCAGGATCAATAGCCATTGCAACATTAATAAAATCCTTGTCCAAGAAGGGGACACGGGCTTCTAAACCCCAAGCAGATGTTGCCTTGTTAGCTCTCAAGCAATCATATTGATGAAGGGCCTTTATCTACATACATGCAACAGAATAGAATTATCAGAACGCTCCCTTGTTATGTCTCTACGTTTCAACAGAAAAGAGTGGTATATGCATATAGTGAGTTACCTTGCGACATGTTTCGCGGTGTAACTCTTCTTTGTTAGGTGCCTTGTGAAAGTACAAATACCCACCAAAAATCTCATCAGAACCTTCACCAGAAATAACCATCTTCACTCCTAGTGCCTTGATCTTACGAGCCATTAGGAACATAGGGGTACTTGCTCTGATGGTTGTAACATCATATGTTTCTATATGGTATATGACATCCTCAATGGCATCTATACCATCCTGTAACAAGCCAAAGATGTTAGTTTACACTTTTGGGTAGTCATAGAATGATAGCACGAAATTGAGCTTAAAAAAactttgcttgatttttatacCTGAACCGTGAAGTGAAATTCATGGTGGACGGTTCCCAGATAATCTGCAACTTCTCTTGCAGCCTTCAAATCTGGTGAATTCTTCTCGGCACGAGGGAGAAAATCAGGACTCTATCAAACTCTTTAAGACCTGTATACTGAATTTCTTACGACAAATATTTACACTCACCTCTAGGCCAACACAGAAGGAATGGAGTTGTGCCCCCCATTGTCTGGCAGCCCTTGTACCTGCCAAATGGCGAGCAGTAACAGAAGCAACCAGTGATGAATCTAGGCCTCCAGATAAAAGAACTCCAAAAGGCACATCAGTCATTAGCCTTTTAATCACAGCCTGCGTATATCATTCTTAACATATGAGCTACACGCCATAAGAATTtcctgttttttaatttttaacatcaagaaCAACAACTTACAGTGAGCCCAATTATATATTTGTCTTTACCTTTTCAAATGCACGTCTCAGAACAAGTGGATCATATGGGGTTGAGGGAATGGCCTCGCAGAACCAAGGAGGATTGTACCAACGACGTAATCCACCCGATTTACTCGAGTACAAATGACCAGGAGGAAAGCACTCAAAATGTTCACAGTCGTCATTCAGACCTTTCAGTTCAGATGAAATCCACACGGAAcctgaataataaaaagaaaaggtaaaatcatCAAACAAAATCCAACTCATTAgacataaataaatttgaaaaaccagGATCAGACAAGCTGTTACCATCAAGTCCCCAGCCAATATAAAGGGGGGTGATCCCAATGGCGTCACGAGCAACAATGAAACTGTTGTCACGAGTATCCAGCAGAACAAATGAAAACATTCCATCCAACATGTCCACAAAATTTTCGCCATATTCCTCGTACTACATTCAAAGATTTTCAAGAACATGGTTACTCGTTAGAACCAAGAACTGCAAACTACTTCCATTCTACATCAATATATATTAGTACTTTGGATTCAATATCACTGGGAATTCATGTGatctaattatcataatttgtCAGCACAACCCACCAGATGGGCGATAACATCACAGTCACTGCCTGTTCGGAACTTGTGATTTGGCAAACGCTTCCTTAGTTCTTCATGGTTGTAAATTTCTCCGTTCACCTATTTTCAACACCAACGACTCGTTAAAGTTAGTGAAAActcataattttaattgtaatttgcAACCAAAATAATTTCCTGTTTTGCAGATTTTAACGTAACAGAAACTAAACTGTTGGTCTGAagccaaaaaatgaaaaaactgcaAAATAACCAACCGTGACAACGATGGCTTGGTCCTCATTAAAGAGTGGCTGGTCGCCAGAAGCAGGATCAATAATAGCCAGCCTTTGATGAGCCAAGTAAAAGTCACCGCCCTGATAGAGCCCACTCCAATCTGGACCACGGTGCTTCAACCTGTTACAATTATAATTAGACAACATTATTCATCCAATTGCAATTTTGATACCAACAAATTTGTCgattataatagtatttttggATCCATCAGTCCCCTATCATCATCAAATTTACGAAACAATAATCTTCTATCCTTCGTCTTGATTAAGCGGATCATGTCCATGAATCCTAAATACTTTTTAAGGTTTCTGGtcgtttttaatatttttcatcttaaatCTGGTCCCACGTCCATATCTCCAAATACGTTAATTCCTTTTCGTTAATTGTCTGCGCTAGGAAATACACCAGCGGAGGAAAAACATTTTCGTACTTTTACTGTTACGCTAGCCAGGTAGCACCAGTGCTATGAAATAAACATTGAAAacttcaaatttatatatatatcaagaataaaatacGGGTGGAAATGGTAGCGAAAAGATAAAGGCTAGATAAATGAGAGCGGGAGAGAGGGAGTTGCCTGCGAGAGAGCTCTAGGACCCGAACCCTCTTGGCCTGAGAGTCGTCAGAACAACCCAAAACAGCAAGTATCCCACACATCCtcgtttctaaaaaaacaaacgatATAGCAGATAAAAGAAGATTTTGCTAGATATGTATAGCTTAAAAACAACGACAGAGAGAAATGGATGGATAAACTGTAGAGATGAAATTGGGTAGtaatgaaagaagaaaatctggtaaaaaaaaggaaagcgaGGTGGCAGGAGAAGGAGATGGACTGTTAATAGGAAACACCAACACGTAGAGCAAGAGCTTggttttgttattgttgaatgagCAAGTTCCCTCCTCTGAGCACACGTATTTATAGTGCCACGACGAAGCAGCCACGCCATTTAACGGCGtcggttttttcatttttaaaaaaattttagttaagTGATTGCTGGTTAACGGAGAAAGCCGGAAACTCAGACGGAGAAGAAACATCGGCTCGTTTTCTTACACGTGGTGAAATATTATTGGATGGTGTCGATGATATTTTACATGAGCTAACCAGTTTTTGCGGATTAAACGGTGAGGTTTATCCATTACGGAAACGAGAAGGTTTTATTGGGAGTGCTGAGTCAGCAAAACTCCAATTCTCGTGGGGTGTTCATTGACGTGGGTTTGATTGGTCAGTTGTGCCGTCATTGTTGTCCAGTGTATTAGGAAATTGTTTCGGTAGTCAAAGAAGTTTGGTTTCTTTTTCCAATTAACATTTATTAAATGCCCATGACGTATAAGCAATCTATTTTAAACAAATAGATAGGTACAAAGAAAATatagatgaaataaaatttatgatccaCTATAAGAATATTCCtctagaattattttttgtataaatctattttttaatgaattctgtgaagtaattaataaaatactactCACTAAacactataatttattttattagattaatGGTGAGAAATACATTCTCAAAATCATTTGTAGAGATATTGACATAGATAAAAGCAAAATATTGTATTGTTTATTGTGATTCAAGACCTACAAAAACCAATAACGTTgaataattcttaaaatatttaatttcgtGCATTCATGTCTTTTTGCTTgtcaataaattattataacacTTTATATacatgtcaaaaaaaattaaaaaaaccctggtaatattaaataaaaaaataaactagaaaaaatactctttttaaatattataatacctagaaaaaacatgattgtacatgatagaaaaataacaaaaaatatatattttttctaacaaaaaaactcTTACAGTAATCTCTTCAGGGTGGAAAAAACTCATCCTTGAGtttatattttagtaaaaaattattctctattatgaatatctttttatacacgagtttttttattataggtttttatcatctttatatatattttttcatcgtAAATCCCTAACATGATATTTTAGTACGGGTCACcctaacataaattttaaacataatatttttatacaaatcaTCTCATTATCAATCCTACcatcaaaaattttaataacaCCCATTGAGACCTCTCCCACAAATAGCTATTCAAAAGCACGTGGCAGCTACCTACCAATTATCAATGAGTTCTTATACATGTCATTTGTGTCCTTCAACTAAAACTACATGAATCATTGGGTTATGTACTAACTGGTGAGACAAGAGTGAGAATAACAAAGTTTTTGTTACAAATCAAAACCCTCAAatactataaatattataattataaaaaacctCTAAAtatactttatcttttacgtttgTAGTTGTCTACATACTACTACAaccttttatatagaaaaaaaaaccagaaaaatccattaataataataataaataagaaaatcatttcattcaatggaaaaaaaactagaaaggcatactaataaaaataactaaaaaaattgtattaaatatttagttttgaatgatatataaataacccaataattgttaatatatttcTCTTTGTGCCAGCACAGCTAACTTGTTTTCTAACAAAACTTCATAGGAGATTCATTGGTGATGGtagtttattattttcatgaaagGAGTATTGGAATTGTTCGTCCTTCAATAGCTGAGCAAGCATCAAAATAAGAGGCAATGAAAAGATACTTCAAGGAACTGGAAACATGATGCCTTCAGGTATGAATCTTATTTATTATATCATAACTACTTATTTTTCCATCTGgcaatttaattaaagaaattaaaaaatatatttattttttatttcaaattaatatttttttgatatttttagatcatgcgttaattttaaaaataattttttaaaaataaaatatattattttaatacatttatatataaataaatactttaaaaaataacaacaatcacACTCtccaacaaatataaatataatattattgtgcCATCACAACTCAAAAAAGTACACTCTACCTTTCAGGAGAAATAAATTCTATTCACTTCGTAACGGGTAAGTGATTGTGAAATGTTAAACATATTCATTGAATGGTTGGtgagaaaatatatatcttaTCTTTTCACAAATTGGCTAATTGTTCCATAATTCTGTAGTTATGAACAGATAAGTATAATTTCactaaaaaaagtttttttaaaaacctcgaagaacaataaaaatactactatttctgtaaaaaaaataatttgaaagtgATTAcgtataaactaataaatatttacatgcACTATAtgtgaaatataaattttctttcttatttcatAAACTTGAAGACACTGTAGTTAAAACACATTGAAATACCGTAGCAAACCCCGTGAAATGATAGCGTGGGAAGAACTAGAGATCACTTGCTTGTTATTTGCTATGGCTACTTCAAGGCATTATATTTATAGTGCCTTCAAGTTCACGAAATAATTGCTCAGAAcgcaataattattaatatttgttagTTCGTAGTCATTTAAaacgatttttttattatcacttaaatagtttcttttcttatttaactttttttactgAAAATGTACTTAATTGTACGTAACTATCATAATTACAGAGAAATTATCTAAATTACGcacaaataagataattttttttttatagtttatccaataaacatataattatttaatattttgttagttCGTAGTCATATAATGTTTTGTCCGTCAGTAAATTCATTGGTAATAGAATCACCGATGAATTTACTGATGGAACAGACACgttggtaataatttttttattaccaaaggaattaccgagggatataccgacggaatttccatcgataattatataaaaacatttttaaaaaattaattttataaaattataaaataattaaattaacataaatcaacactgtatattatatactcaaaatgcttggaaaaaaaatcatctcaaacaaatttgcaacaaataaataaaataaaaaaaaataaattcaactaaaaaaattcatatgaaaaaaatgaagttgcaattgctaaaaatttaaaaatctctataaataaatcaactaaaaattggtctgatatggaaaaaaaatctcacaaaaaaatttatacaattattaataacaaaaacaattaaaaataaaataaaaaacaaatataatgaaaaaatcatgaaaaaataagaaaaaataaaaatattaccttaatgtagttgcaagtgaagctaagggaAGAGAAAAATttcgtaaagcatattaattaaaaaaaaactaagaggataaaagaagaaagaagaagaagacatacccgagcatggaagaaaagagaagaagatgaggagagaaaagaaaagaaagaaatagatattgatgttttttacatatagtaaataagaagaagaagtagaataagaattataagaaatgagtctgtctcttgtgaaataagagAATCCATACTTTTTATTGACGCGCGTTGGCgatggatttaccgacggataattgaatattaatattttttaattatttttttcggcaatttcattggtaatatttaatttaaaatttcaattttgtaaaCAATTTTTAGAAACCGCCAACAATTACCGAcaatttttcaatccgtcggtgatttcgtctgtaatatttaaatgaaaattttaaattgattgaattttttcaaaaaaccgccaaataacaccgacgacttttcaatccgtcggtgattttgttcgtaaagaacaacaattaacagtgcaattggaaagtgaacagttctagagctctttaaaaaataccaacGGAAATTTCCATcagtgattccctttgtaattgacatgacgaacaatgttcacagtttaccaacgaatttaccgacggatttaccaacagaataaatttcgtcggtaatttcgccggtaaaaatgacacgtcatcattttttttgctttgttttaattttttttcccacggtaattccctcagtatataccgagggaatatttatgtcggtaaaatccctcggtatttccgtttgtatttatcaattttctggcagtgggtatttttttttaaaaaataacaacattcttttttattcaaaatttcaaaacgatattaGTAATCATCATTATGAGATAATTAGTTATATTACTGGGCAGTAAAGTATTTTACCGtgatacaataaataaaaatatttattattttgtaaattagatattataaatataatatcacCATAAAAGCCCCAGCACTGATAACtaatttgtgatgatttttttttctcactggACACCAAAATCAACATTAGTGGTTAATATTTAACGAGTATTTTGAACTGCagtagatattatttttaaaagtgtttgttattcaaaaatttgttaaaaaaatttattatttttttaaatttatttttaatattagtatattaaaattaaaaaaaacaaaaaaataacttaaatttgtttaaaagtaCAGTTAAACCACaattccaaatatatttttttaataaaaaaaataagtcctACACTTCATTATTTTATCTCGATAATTATGAATATTTACATGAAGCACAAAACATGGCGTCTC includes:
- the LOC133679616 gene encoding asparagine synthetase [glutamine-hydrolyzing] 1, translated to MCGILAVLGCSDDSQAKRVRVLELSRRLKHRGPDWSGLYQGGDFYLAHQRLAIIDPASGDQPLFNEDQAIVVTVNGEIYNHEELRKRLPNHKFRTGSDCDVIAHLYEEYGENFVDMLDGMFSFVLLDTRDNSFIVARDAIGITPLYIGWGLDGSVWISSELKGLNDDCEHFECFPPGHLYSSKSGGLRRWYNPPWFCEAIPSTPYDPLVLRRAFEKAVIKRLMTDVPFGVLLSGGLDSSLVASVTARHLAGTRAARQWGAQLHSFCVGLENSPDLKAAREVADYLGTVHHEFHFTVQDGIDAIEDVIYHIETYDVTTIRASTPMFLMARKIKALGVKMVISGEGSDEIFGGYLYFHKAPNKEELHRETCRKIKALHQYDCLRANKATSAWGLEARVPFLDKDFINVAMAIDPEWKMIKPGQGHIEKWVLRKAFDDEEHPYLPKHILYRQKEQFSDGVGYSWIDGLKAHAAQHVTDKMMQNAEHIFPHNTPTTKEAYYYRMIFERFFPQNSARLSVPGGASVACSTAKAVEWDAAWSNNLDPSGRAALGVHLSAYDQQAALANAGVVPPKIIDTLPRMLEVSASGVAIHS